GATGACAAAGAACTGCGAGAAATGGTGCTAAACCATGAAGCAGGTTTGTATTTACCCTATCCCCGTGAAGAAGCTGATGTAGATTATCAAAAACTTGACTACTTTGTAGATGAGGATGGCATTGAAAAAGTACATGTACTTCTAGTAGCCACTCGCAAGGAAATAACAGATACCTATATAAGTACATTCGAGCAGGCAGGACTACAAATTGATGTTTTAGAAATTAACAGTTTTGCCCTAATTCGGACTATTCGTGAGCAACTGCGACAATTTGGGCCGCAAGAAGCAGCAGTACTAGTTGATATAGAGTTCGACAGTACAGAAATCGCCATCATTGTTAACGGAGTACCGCAATTTTCGCGCACAGTGCCCATAGGCACTTATCAAATGCAAACTGCGTTAGCAAGGGCAATGAGCTTACCCACATCACGAGATATGGAACTGTTACACGGAATGATTATTCCCCCAACTCCTCTAGATGGTGGGAAAACCGGTGTTACCGAAATCGATCCTGGTATGGCAGCCATATTGAGAGTATTGGGTGAACTAACGGATGAACTGCGCCGTTCGATCGATTTTTACCTTAATCAAAGTGAAAATTTGGAGGTAGCGCAGATTTTATTAGCTGGGCCAGGAGGCGGACTCCAACAGCTAGATGAATTCTTTACCCAACGATTGAGCTTGCCAACTACCCAAATAGATCCAATTGGGTCTTTGTCGTTAGAAGTTGACACTGATAAATATCCACAGGTAAAACGCTCTGGCTTGGCGATTGTACTTGGTTTAGGAATGCGGGAGGTGTAATACCAATTTTAGATTTTGGATTTTGGATTTTGGATTGTCTGTTTTGATAGTTACGCTGTTTGAGAATTCTCAAACCATAAATATTTGTTTCTAGTTGGTGTGAGAAAATGTACAGTTTGGATGTTAATTTTCTTAAAGATCGCCCAGCATACCAGAAAAAACCAGAGGGAAAGGGAGGAATATCCCTAAACCTGCCTACAGGTAATTTGACACCAGTGTATGTGGGAGTTGCAGTAGGTATAGGTCTTCCAGCTTTATTGGGAGTTAGTTGGTTGTTGTTGCAAGGGAAGATTGTTGAATTAGATGCTCAAGTAGCAAAACTCGATCAGGAAAGCAAGAGATTAGATATAGAAATAGGAAATCTGAACAAAATCAAAGCCGAGACGAGTGCAGTTAAAGGGGAAACTCAAGCTTTAGTCACTGTATTTGACCAGATTCGACCTTGGTCAGCAATGCTGCAAGATTTGCGCGATCGCATCCCAACAGCAGTGCAAATCGAGACCATCAGGCAAATCCCACCCGTTGCAGTAGCAGCAGATCAGCCCCCAAGCAATCCCGCAGGTGGATTAGAAATTACTGGATTTGCTCGTTCTTTTAACGATGTCAATGATTTCTTATTGAGTTTACAACAGTCTCGATTCTTGAAGTCCACAGAAAGCAGAATTCTAACGGCAACGTTAGTAGATCCTCCTCCAATACCAGGTGCAGCTCAACCTTCTAGTGGTGTAACAATTAAGCCTCCACAAGTAGTTAAATACACTATTCAATCTGGTATGAGCGACGTTCCAGCTTCGGAATTAATTCGGGAATTGGAAAAAAAAGGCACAGTGGGATTAGTGGCTCGAATTCGTAGTATGCAACAAACAGGAGTCATTCCAAAATGACGCTGAGTGATGATTTAAATTTTGCTGAACAAGGTGGGGAATTCGATCGGGCAACGCCAGCGTCCCCCGTGCTATTTGGTATTGCCTTCACGCCAAAAATCATTGGCATCTTGGTAGGGGTAATTGGTTTAGCGGGAGCAGGTTATATATTGTTAAACCTGCTGATGCCAGCTTGGGAAAGCTACCAGCAGCAGCAAGCAAAAAGCTCTGAACTGCAAGGGCAAATTGAGCAGAAAAAAGCCAATATCAAACAGATTGAAAAAGTTAAAGAGGAACTAGCACAAGCAAAACAGCAAAAAGTTCAGGTTTTAGGTTTATTTGCTAACGAGAAAACCTTAGATACATTGCTGTTAGATATGAACCGCTTAGTTGAGTCTGGCAATACTCCAGCTTCTATTAATGCAGTCAGAGCCAAACTGAAGAGATTTGTGCCAGTTTCCCAAAAACCAGAACCGATTACTGATGGCTCTCTAGGACTAAAGGTTGACGGCAAGCTGCAACGCAGCACTATCAATGCCGAAATTACAGGAACTTATGAGCAAACACAATCGATAATTCGTAACATTGAGCGATTACAGCCTTTGTTAATAATTAAAGATTATCAAGCAACTTTGGCTCCATTAGAATCAAGATCCCCATTAGACAAAACACCGGTACAGGTTGGGCCAGTAGCGATTAATACGTCATTCCAGATACAGGTATTGATGCCACTTAGTCCTGAAGGAATAGCCGCAGCTGCTGCTGCGGCTGCTAAAGCTACCCCGAAAAAGTAGTTTTGAATTAGTAGTTATGAATCGTGAATTGTGAGTTAGGAGTTATCATTCCTAACTATTCACTCATAACTTCTTACTTTTAATGAACTACTCAAGATTGTTTGTAAACAAGGTTTTATTAGGTGAGGAATGAACTGTGAAACAGGTTCACGGTAATAGTTTTATATT
The Nostoc punctiforme PCC 73102 genome window above contains:
- the pilM gene encoding type IV pilus assembly protein PilM, which codes for MVQKFNRLFGKSNKGVGIELAPERVNVVQLRKQRQGLKLETFTSVAVPEGVVTDGQITDPAAMAQLIQQALAESKIKTTRVATGVPGRDSIVRIIPVPTELDDKELREMVLNHEAGLYLPYPREEADVDYQKLDYFVDEDGIEKVHVLLVATRKEITDTYISTFEQAGLQIDVLEINSFALIRTIREQLRQFGPQEAAVLVDIEFDSTEIAIIVNGVPQFSRTVPIGTYQMQTALARAMSLPTSRDMELLHGMIIPPTPLDGGKTGVTEIDPGMAAILRVLGELTDELRRSIDFYLNQSENLEVAQILLAGPGGGLQQLDEFFTQRLSLPTTQIDPIGSLSLEVDTDKYPQVKRSGLAIVLGLGMREV
- a CDS encoding PilN domain-containing protein is translated as MYSLDVNFLKDRPAYQKKPEGKGGISLNLPTGNLTPVYVGVAVGIGLPALLGVSWLLLQGKIVELDAQVAKLDQESKRLDIEIGNLNKIKAETSAVKGETQALVTVFDQIRPWSAMLQDLRDRIPTAVQIETIRQIPPVAVAADQPPSNPAGGLEITGFARSFNDVNDFLLSLQQSRFLKSTESRILTATLVDPPPIPGAAQPSSGVTIKPPQVVKYTIQSGMSDVPASELIRELEKKGTVGLVARIRSMQQTGVIPK
- a CDS encoding pilus assembly protein PilO — encoded protein: MTLSDDLNFAEQGGEFDRATPASPVLFGIAFTPKIIGILVGVIGLAGAGYILLNLLMPAWESYQQQQAKSSELQGQIEQKKANIKQIEKVKEELAQAKQQKVQVLGLFANEKTLDTLLLDMNRLVESGNTPASINAVRAKLKRFVPVSQKPEPITDGSLGLKVDGKLQRSTINAEITGTYEQTQSIIRNIERLQPLLIIKDYQATLAPLESRSPLDKTPVQVGPVAINTSFQIQVLMPLSPEGIAAAAAAAAKATPKK